The Oryza sativa Japonica Group chromosome 11, ASM3414082v1 DNA window CTCTCGCCCTTCATCTGCGCGCACCTCGTCAACCTCTACTCCAAGCTCGacctccccgcggcggcggcggcggctctcgccTCCGACCCACACCCCACCGTGGTTTCGTACACCGCTTTCATATCCGGCGCGGCGCAGCACGGCCGCCCTCTCCCGGCGCTCTCCGCGTTCGCCGGCATGCTCCGCCTCGGCCTGCGCCCCAACGACTTCACCTTCCCGTCGGCCTTCAAGGCCGCCGCTTCCGCACCTCCGCGCTCCACCATCGGGCCCCAGATACACTCCCTCGCCATCAGGTTTGGTTACCTCCCCGTCGACCCCTTCGTGTCCTGCGCGGCGCTGGACATGTACTTCAAGACCGGACGCCTCAAGCTGGCCCGCCACCTGTTTGGTGAAATGCCGAACAGGAACGTGGTTGCGTGGAACGCTGTCATGACGAATGCTGTGCTCGACGGGAGGCCCCTGGAGACAATTGAGGCTTATTTTGGGCTCCGGGAGGCTGGTGGGCTTCCGAATGTGGTCTCGGCCTGTGCATTCTTCAACGCGTGTGCTGGGGCGATGTACTTGTCACTCGGGGAACAGTTCCATGGCTTCGTTGTGAAGTGTGGGTTTGAGATGGATGTCTCTGTGTTGAATTCAATGGTTGATTTCTATGGGAAGTGCCGATGTGCAGGGAAGGCAAGGGCGGTATTTGATGGCATGGGAGTTAGGAATAGCGTGTCCTGGTGTTCAATGGTTGCTGCATATGCTCAGAACGGCGCAGAAGAGGAGGCTTTTGCAGCATACCTGGGTGCAAGGCGTTCTGGGGAAGAGCCAACGGATTTCATGGTTTCCAGTGCGCTCACTACATGTGCAGGGCTGCTAGGCCTTCACCTTGGACGCGCTCTGCATGCGGTTGCTGTCCGTTCTTGTATTGATGCAAACATTTTTGTTGCGAGTGCATTGGTTGACATGTATGGGAAGTGCGGCTGTGTTGAAGATGCCGAACAGATTTTTTATGAGACACCACAGAGGAATCTTGTCACTTGGAATGCAATGATCGGTGGTTATGCTCACATTGGTGATGCTCAGAATGCACTTCTGGTATTTGATGATATGATAAGGAGTGGGGAGACAGCACCTAATTACATCACCCTTGTCAATGTGATCACTTCATGCAGCAGAGGAGGTTTAACAAAGGACGGCTATGAATTGTTTGAGACAATGAGGGAGAGGTTCGGGATAGAGCCACGGACTGAGCATTATGCTTGTGTGGTTGACTTGCTTGGTCGTGCAGGAATGGAAGAACAGGCTTACGAGGTCATACAGGGGATGCCTATGAGACCTTCCATTTCTGTATGGGGAGCTCTACTTGGGGCGTGCAAAATGCATGGGAAGACAGAATTGGGAAGGATTGCAGCTGAGAAGTTGTTTGAACTTGACCCCCAGGACTCTGGCAATCATGTACTGCTCTCAAATATGTTTGCTTCAGCTGGCAGGTAAAATTACCTTATTCACTTTGATGTTTACGTTAAAGTTCCAGGTTCCAGGCTATCTCAGGTCCAAACACAgatacacacacacaaacaaacaaaaagccACTCCCGGTGATTTCTCAGTAAATTTCATACTCCTGATGTCATTTGATTGAACTTAGCTCTAGGACATAGCGAAGTATATTTTGATGTCTCTTGGCTTCTTCTGAATGTGGAATGTCCCTGAGTTTTTAATGATTATAAATAATCTCCATCATTGATGGACAAGCGGTAAACTAATATAAAAGGCTAAGTTGAAGCACTATATTGCAGAATTGTAAGGTACATTTGTCAGCATATCTGCCAGAATTCAATGCAGATTAGATGAGCATTTGTATGCCATAATCCATATACTTCCAATCAGCTGTGAAAATATAATCTCGAAGGTGCTTGTTGAGAGCTTGAAGTAGACTAATGCTGATTCCTGAAACTTGTTGCTCATAATTTTTGTTATGAGTGAAGTGCACCAgtggtccctaaacttgtgcaAGTGTGTCACTTAAGTCCCTGAACTCTCAAATTGCATttttaggtccctcaacttgtctcgggtgtcatataggtccaaacGAGTTCTAACCCGCTTCGTGagatgacgtggcatgccaTGCTAATGCTTATGTGTCcgtgggatccacatgtcactcacattgaaaaaataaaatttaaaaagaggGGAGATTGAGGAGAAAAggaagtttttaattttgaaaaataaataaaaaagagaggagaaaaaaatatgttcttaatttttttctatatgtgaCTGACATATGGGTTCTACTGACACGTAGGCACCACCATGGCATGCCACGTTAGCACACGGAGCGGTTTAGAGCCCGTTTGGACTTATATGACACCcgagacaagttgagggacccaaaaatgcattttgatAGTTCAGGGACCTAGGTGACACACCAATACAAGTTTATGGACCACccgtgcactttactcttttgTTATTTACTTAATGTATCTTTCAAACTTGTCCAGGTGGGCAGAAGCAACAGATATAAGGAAGGAGATGAAGAATGTTGGAATAAAGAAGGACCCGGGTTGCAGCTGGGTTACCTGGAAAAATGTTGTTCATGTTTTCCGAGCAAAGGACACCAAACATGAAATGTATAATGAGATCCAGGCGTTACTAAGCAAGCTCAGAAAGCAAATGCAAGCTGCTGGATACATGCCAGACACACAATATTCCCTTTATGAtcttgaggaagaagagaaagaatcAGAGGTGTTCCAACACAGTGAGAAGCTTGCTCTGGCCTTTGGACTTATTTGCATACCACCTGGTGTACCTATAAGAATCATGAAGAACCTGAGAATATGTGTGGATTGTCATCGCGCATTCAAGTTCATATCTGGTATCGTTGGTAGAGAGATAATTGTGAGGGACAATAATAGGTTTCATCACTTCAAACAATACCAATGCTCATGTGGAGATTATTGGTGACTTCTATCTATGTGCCTATTGATGAATATTatctgcaaaaagaaaaaaaaaacacttcttCAAAGCCAAAAGGAAAAGGTATGCAATTTTTGTTCCTGTGCAATAGTTATATCAGCATATTTTTTCTTATGTGATTTCTTTAGTTGCTGTAttagttgaaacttgaaagtttGAAACTTTTGATAAGCTTCCAAATGAGTATAAGTCTTGTTAGTAATATGATAACTGTGTTATCTGATTTCTACAGTAGAAATTAGAAGCTACCAAATCACGCACCCACTCACAGCACACACATGCATCTTTTACTACAAACTCCAGAGAAACTCAGACATCCAAGAAACCAAGGTCCAACTTGTCCGTTGAACACACATGCATGTGCATATTCTAAACAAATGAGACACActatgtcatcctagggattgAATTCAGGGTGGGTCAGAACAAGCTCCCTCATAATGGTAACAGTTACAGAAATGGCTAAATGGGAAATGAGTGTGTTGGAAATCATTATTTCTTTTGTTTAgacacaaatatatttttttctgacaGTTGTTTGTAAGGATATCTTTCCTAATGTTTTACACCTTTACtttccttttatttattttggcttCTGTCTGTACAGGATTTGGCATTAAACATGGAACATATGTCCTGGTTTACCTAATTACCTTGCTCCATTACTGAAGAAGGCATACTGATAAATCAAAAGAAGAGACCAGCTGGAACAAAATTTGGGGTTGATGAGCAGAAGCATACACTGCCTGTTTGATGTGCCACCCATGTTAGCTCAGGTTGCACATAGCCTGGATTTAGGGGCATCAAGGGCAGAATATGTACTATTCAAGAGAAGCTCAGGGATATCAATATATGATTGCTGGGTGCACCGTGCACGTAGGTTGTGATGCTGGCTCAAGGATCTAAATTCCTGCTATCCTTTTTTGGGGGTGTGAATAATATTTCTTATTGGTACTATTTCTTGGTAGTAGGGACAATTCCACTGTCTCAAAATCGTGGTAAATATTAAGCAGTAAAAcgattttaactttttctataTCTTGATTTTCAGGTCATGCTAGATTGAGCCTATTACTGTTTCTACCCTGAAGCGCTAATGTTTGCAGGCCTGAAGTGTCTCGTATTCAGCTTGGAGGTGTTGGTGAATTACTTAAAGCGACGAATGCAGAAATCTGCACGGAAGCGATGCATCCCATTTTTGCCATTTGGTTAAGTAGGTTTTGGTTATTCTTATACGTTGAGAGGATACTTATCATGGGTTTGGTGGATTAGACGTGGTATAATCCAGTTCTCATTTtggttttcctttttgtttgctAGCTGACCTTAATTACTTGGTGCCATTTCCTGCTTTGATTTTTAGGTGTTACTGTAAATGAAGAgatgatttattatatatactacAGAATATAGTTCACGCGTATTACAAAGAAAACCGGTGTTTTGTTTCTGTTGGGCACTTTAGTTAGCAAAAGAGTAAAATAGCCTTTCCAACTGGGGCTCTTCCCATCCATTTGTTTGTGATCATAATTTTCCGAACCATATGtttcattttttcttctaagCTTATCTTAGTTAAAACATTCAACACACTTTCAGTTTCAGTTTTCAGTCTTTGAGCAAGGTTGCTTCAGAATTATCAGGCATATACATGGAAATGAAATGATTCCATTCTCTGTTCAGTTTATTTTCCTTGTAGGCTTAGATTGATCATACAGCGAGTTAAATGAATATAACTTCAAACAAGGCTCGAGTAAAAACTACGGAGGAAAATGCAGTCAATAGTGACTTGTGATTGTGATCTGCATCGAGGAttaaaaagatttgtctcgtaccACATGAAGTCCTTCAGTAGATTTGTATACTTGTTCAAAAGATTGTAAGAGCGATGCATCAACTTGTTTAGTTGCAGAGGTATATGATCTGAGCTTGTTCATTCGGATTATTCAGATAGAAAGACGCTGTACTAACGGAAATCTTATACAGGTTGAATTCGAATCTTCATACCCCACTGGACCggggcccacacgtcagtgaCCCATCTCAAGACTCAAATTAAATTGGTCACGTCTCGTTCGTCCTCATCTCGCTCGCGTCTCGTCGGCATGACGactccgccggcggcgaagcgccgccgccgctgctgttcGCTGCCGCCGGAGCTGAACGACGACGTCATCGGCgagatcctcctccgcctcccaccTGGCGACCCCGCGCTGCTCGTCCGCTGCTCCCTCGTCTGCAAGCCATGGCGGCGGCTCCTCTCCTCCGACCccgtcttcctccgccgccaccgcgagctccacctccgccgccggacgccTCGCCCCCTCCTCGGCTTCCTCTTCAACCAGCTCGGGGAAGACCCCGGCGTCGCCTGGTTCGCCCCCACCTcgtccctccgccgcctcccccacccccaccactGCGACTGGTACGCGCTCGACGCCCGCCACGGCCTCGTCCTCTTCAGCACCATGCTCTCGCGCGACGCGGCGGAGCACGAGCTCGTCGTCTGGGACCCCATGACGGGGCGCCGGTGGCGGCTCGACTTCCCGGGCTACCTCGAGGACTTCAACTGGTCCGCGTCGGTGCTCTGCGCCGCCGACGGCTGCGACCACCGCCACTGCCACGGCGCCCCCTTCCTCGTCGCGGTCGTGTCCACCGGCCGCTACTGCAACACCTCCGCGGCCATCTACTCCTCGGAGACCGGCGCCTGGGGCGACGCGATCGCGCTCGAGCGCGAGCACCCCGATCCCGATGATGCCGTCAAGGTCGGGAAGCCCGGCGTCCAAGTGGGGAACGCGATCTACTTCCCCTGCGTCCGGAGCGCCCAAATCCTCGAGTGCGACATGAGCGGCCACACGCTGGCGATGTTCgactcgccggcggccggccggggaTGGCCGGACAACGGCCTCCTCATgacggcggagagcggcggcggcggcgggctggggTTCGCTTTCGTGCGGCGGTCCATGCTCCACCTCTGGTCGAGGGAgcccaccggcgacggcgccatGGCATGGTCGCCGCTCCGAGGCATCAACCTGGAGCCGCTGCTCACCGTGCTGATCCGGAGACCACCTGAGCACCACTCCGTCACGCCTAATCTGGTCGGCTtcgccgacggcgtcggcgtcatCTTCGCCGAGATCGATGGCGACGTCTTCACCATTGAGGTGAGCTCTCGACGAGGCAAGAAGGTGTACAGGAGGGAAGACATCCACACCATCTTCCCTTACACGAGCTTCTACACTCCTCGCGGTGGTATCAACTTTGATCCATTGCCATGAACTCActcgcgctgctgctgctgctgttagCTTTGTTGTGGATTTGACGTTAGTGATTTCTTTCAGTTTGGAAGCCCAGGAACAGTATTGTTTGCTCTGGTTTCAGTGGTTAGTTTAAGCCATAAAAAGAGTTAAGTAGCGATGGCCTATTTTGTAACCTCTGTGTCTAGTTGGGCAGTTTTAACCAGGAAAAGAGTTGACTGCTCATGATCACTTCACTATGTGATTGTATCAACTCATCTACCTatttctttttcgtttttcaTTTCCTCGCTGCCTAAAGCATACTCTCGAAGATACAatacctctattttttttataatgctACGCCGTTAAATTTTTCTTTACAAtagtttgatcattcgtcttatttaaatttgttttgtaaatataaaaaattgaagtcatacttaaaaaatatttgacgataaatcaagtcacaataaaataaataataattatataatttattaataatacaaatgatcaaacatatatTAAATTGATCAATCAATTCTAAGGTTGTGTTCGGCAGCcaactttcccaactcatctgTATCATTTTTCGCGTGCAtgcttttaaattgctaaacggtatatttttctttttgcaaaaaacttctataggaaagttgcttaaaattatattaatctatttttttaaaaaatagctaatacttaattaatcatgtactaatgaGTCACTTTGTTTTAAGTGAGCGAGAGATTAGGTACCAACCTCACAATTAGCCTAAGTGGGAATACTAAGAGTGGGTGGACTAGGCaaaatccccccccccctttttccctAACCCTCCTAGAGTCGTTGGATCAAACATTGTCTGTCAGATTCAACCAAATACAAGGCTGGGTTCCCAACCCAAGCTGTTCGCACGGAAAATGAAGTgatccattagcgcatgattaattaagtatttgctattttttttcaaaaatgaatcaatatgattttttaagcaacttttgtatataaactttttacaaaaaaaacacaccgtttagcaatttgaaaagcgtgcgcgcgaaaaacgagataTGTGCTAAATTGGTTTCCTGATTCCACACTTCCCCATCAATGGTGGAAGCATCCACATCTACACTCTCAGTCTTAGATCAAACTATAGAAATAAATCTGAATAAGCACATGTCGGATTCATAGCTAAAGTttgatttattctttttatGAAGAGAGTATATGTTTGTGCGCAGCAAGGCACCTCTGGGTTAACTCTTAACTGTACAGCCGGCCGGCACCCTGTTACGCTGGCCAACTTACTCCTATTCTCTTCCTCCACTAGCCAGCTGCTGCGAAATCATGCCCAAGGGAAGCAACTCCACCCGAATGTGCCTCCCCAGTCCCCAGTCCCCACACGCGCACAGATCTTGGAGTAAAATCAATGCCCATCAAAATAGACTGATTGAAATCACAAAAAGTCAGTTGACTGAAAGTAAACAAACCTGTTTTCTTTAACATTGTGTCACTACCACTGTGGTTAGCTGCTACCAAGGTACATTGAAATAAGTTTCACCTTGGACTAGGTGTTATATTATATGATTGAAGGAAAATCTTGTAAAATATGAGGAAAAGTTATAAAACTTTTTGAATTTagatcacatattcacattTGATGATGATTTATTCAAAATTCTACGAAATGCCATGGAAATTCTATATTATTGATGATGTATCCTAGATTCCTAGTGCTCCGTATTAAGTGAAAGTTTTTTTTGACGGTTTAAACAGTAGGAGAGGCTCATACTGTGCTATATTAGAATATAGAATAAAAAAAGAGTATGTACAAAGGATGGATATAAGGGGGGAgaggaaagaaaaaaggaaaacaaggaAAAAACAAAGACAATTAGCTAATGATGTTAATCCATGATTGCCAGCTGGGTTTGTCTGATGCTTTTACTCTGTGCATATGCCGAGTAAAGAAGGATGGATATAAGGGGGGAgaggaaagaaaaaaggaaaacaaggaAAAAACAAAGACAATTAGCTAATGATGTTAATCCATGATTGCCAGCTGGGTTTGTCTGATGCTTTTACTCTGTGCATATGCCGAGTAAAATCTTCTTTGAAGTCCAATTTCCATTTACTGAAGTTGATGGGCACATTATTGAAAATATGATCATTTCTTCTATTCCAGATATTCCAACATCCAATTCCTAATACTTCCATAAAGAAAGGTTGTGGGAAAAGCCTTCTTGCAGTCATGATCATGTTCATGAATTCTAATGTCAGATCCCAATTTATCCCAATACAGTTCCAACATTGTTGGGCAAAAGGACAAGAGAAGAACAGATGAATGTAGTCTTCTGTGGTTGTCAAATTGCAAATGTTACAAGTGACTCCTCCTTGAGTGTTGAAATGTTTTCTTTGAAGTAAATCTTTAGTGTTTAATATGTCCATCAGTAGAAGCCATAGAAATACCTTGATCTTCATTGTGCCTTTGCTTTTCCATATGAGAGTGAGTGGTATGTCTGGTTGAATATGAGAAAAGAAGAGATCATACATCTTTTGGATTTGTACAAGTTTGGGTTCCACACATAGTTCCATTGATTTGAATGATGGCCTCATACTCCACTAAATCAAAAGCtttctcaaaatatattttcagaaTTACAATTTCCCTGTTACTTTGATGGCACTGATGGATGTATTCAAAGCTCCATGCTAGGCAATCCTGGATGGTTCTACCTTTAATAAACACATATTGATTCTCATGAATAATATCAAGGATAACTGATTGCAGTCTGTTGGCCATAATCTTGGAGACAAATTTCAGAACAGAGTTTTGCAAAGCAATAGGCCTGTAATCATTTGGACTTTCAGGATTGGGTTTCTTTGGAACTAGGGTTATGAAAGAGTTGTTCAGGTTCTGAATTGAGATTCCTCCACTGAAAAATTGATCTGCCATAGCATAGAAATCCTCAGAGATGATATGCCAGCATTTCTTGAGAAACATACCATTGAAACCATCAGGTCCTAGAGCTCTATCACTTGGCATTTGCTTTATTATTTGGTCCATTTCATCCTTGGAAGGCATGGAGGATAAAAGATTTAGGTTAGAGTTATGCTGTATCAAACTGCTCAGATTTAGATCAGACTGTAAGTGCTCGGGAGTGCCCATTCTGTCTGTAAAGAGTTGAATAAAATTTGGGCCTTTTCTTCATGAGATGATATTATTCTGTCATCCAACTttcatgtgagatcttattTCTGTTGTGACTGTCTGTTGCTGCAGCTTGGAAGTATTTTGGGTTTTCATCTCCAAATTTAACCCATCTTATTGTACATCTTTTCTTCCAAAACTCATTCTTGTATTTTAAGAGCTGAAGGATATGGTCCTTTAATATGGTTCTGAAATTCCATTCTTGAATGGCTAGATCTCTTTGCTCTTCAATTTTGTCCAGAAAAAGCAAAACCTCATTGCAGTTTGAGACGAGGGTATGCATATTTGAGAGTCTTTTCCTCAAATTTTGAGTCCTTTCCTTAAATTTTTCATCTTTCCATTCAACTTGATAGCTTGATTTGATCCTCTGACAGGAATGTTCCAGAACTGTGAAACGACATCCATAAATCCTGGCATGTCAACCCA harbors:
- the LOC4350793 gene encoding pentatricopeptide repeat-containing protein At4g14850, which gives rise to MRRAAAAAAVAPADPQLLAAAFESAIASRSPRLGRAAHARALRLIAPALSPFICAHLVNLYSKLDLPAAAAAALASDPHPTVVSYTAFISGAAQHGRPLPALSAFAGMLRLGLRPNDFTFPSAFKAAASAPPRSTIGPQIHSLAIRFGYLPVDPFVSCAALDMYFKTGRLKLARHLFGEMPNRNVVAWNAVMTNAVLDGRPLETIEAYFGLREAGGLPNVVSACAFFNACAGAMYLSLGEQFHGFVVKCGFEMDVSVLNSMVDFYGKCRCAGKARAVFDGMGVRNSVSWCSMVAAYAQNGAEEEAFAAYLGARRSGEEPTDFMVSSALTTCAGLLGLHLGRALHAVAVRSCIDANIFVASALVDMYGKCGCVEDAEQIFYETPQRNLVTWNAMIGGYAHIGDAQNALLVFDDMIRSGETAPNYITLVNVITSCSRGGLTKDGYELFETMRERFGIEPRTEHYACVVDLLGRAGMEEQAYEVIQGMPMRPSISVWGALLGACKMHGKTELGRIAAEKLFELDPQDSGNHVLLSNMFASAGRWAEATDIRKEMKNVGIKKDPGCSWVTWKNVVHVFRAKDTKHEMYNEIQALLSKLRKQMQAAGYMPDTQYSLYDLEEEEKESEVFQHSEKLALAFGLICIPPGVPIRIMKNLRICVDCHRAFKFISGIVGREIIVRDNNRFHHFKQYQCSCGDYW
- the LOC136351128 gene encoding uncharacterized protein yields the protein MTTPPAAKRRRRCCSLPPELNDDVIGEILLRLPPGDPALLVRCSLVCKPWRRLLSSDPVFLRRHRELHLRRRTPRPLLGFLFNQLGEDPGVAWFAPTSSLRRLPHPHHCDWYALDARHGLVLFSTMLSRDAAEHELVVWDPMTGRRWRLDFPGYLEDFNWSASVLCAADGCDHRHCHGAPFLVAVVSTGRYCNTSAAIYSSETGAWGDAIALEREHPDPDDAVKVGKPGVQVGNAIYFPCVRSAQILECDMSGHTLAMFDSPAAGRGWPDNGLLMTAESGGGGGLGFAFVRRSMLHLWSREPTGDGAMAWSPLRGINLEPLLTVLIRRPPEHHSVTPNLVGFADGVGVIFAEIDGDVFTIEVSSRRGKKVYRREDIHTIFPYTSFYTPRGGINFDPLP